One stretch of Planococcus sp. PAMC 21323 DNA includes these proteins:
- a CDS encoding CtsR family transcriptional regulator, with product MRNISDVIEGYLRQVIELSERDHIEIKRSEVAEKFQCVPSQINYVINTRFTVERGYLVESKRGGGGYIRIKRIRLHHKSDVIAGIIERLEQGATQVMAEDIVFRLLDEEIISKREAKLILSAIDRGTLLLPLPTRDEVRARILIAMLFTIKYQTNT from the coding sequence ATGCGGAACATTTCGGATGTAATTGAAGGTTATTTGAGGCAAGTTATCGAATTAAGCGAGAGAGACCATATTGAAATTAAACGCAGCGAAGTGGCTGAAAAATTTCAATGTGTTCCATCTCAAATAAATTATGTCATCAATACTCGATTTACTGTTGAACGCGGATACTTGGTAGAGAGTAAACGAGGTGGCGGTGGGTACATTCGCATTAAAAGAATACGACTGCATCATAAGTCAGATGTTATAGCAGGAATTATTGAGCGATTGGAACAAGGTGCCACGCAAGTAATGGCAGAAGACATCGTGTTTAGATTACTTGATGAGGAAATCATTTCTAAACGAGAAGCAAAACTGATACTTAGTGCCATTGATCGTGGGACTTTGCTTCTGCCTCTTCCGACACGTGATGAAGTTCGAGCGCGTATTCTTATAGCAATGCTCTTTACAATTAAATATCAAACGAACACATAA